From the Chloroflexota bacterium genome, the window TAGCCGAACAAGGCGAAAACCAGAGTTGTCTCGTTCATCGAGCGCCTCCCGATGGCAAGCTTTACCATCCATCTATTGTGAATAATATCACGATAAAATTTTCGCGTCAATGTTCAAAGCATCAGAAATGCGTTAGGGATTTTGAATAACCATGCTCAATCTCCAACAGATTCACAAACCGACTACGCTTCAAGACGCGCTGACGTTGTTGCAACAACCCGATATGGTCGCGCTTGCCGGTGGCTCGCAATTGATCGCGGAGCAACGGCGCGATGTGCGCGCGGTGGTTGACCTGAGCGCGCTCGGTCTCGCGTACATCTGCGAATCATCCGGCGCGATCGCGCTCGGCGCGACGACGACGCTCGCGGCGCTCGACGAATCGCCGATTCTTCTCGCGCTAGCGAACGGCGTGATCGCGCAAGCCGCGCATCGCAGTACGTCGAGTATTTTACGAAATCAGGCGACACTTGCCGGGACGATCATCAGCGAACCGGATGGAATACTCGCGGTTACGCTGCTCGCACTGGATGCCCAGGTAATCATCGTTCGGAAAGAATCGCGCACCGTTTCGTTCGCGGATTTTCTTGCGATGCGCGAACATCTTTTGATGATGGCGCTCGTCACCGAGATCACCGTGCCGATGACGAATCCGCGCGCGGCATTGCACATCGTCGCGCGCACGCCAAGCGACAAGCCGATTGTCAGTGCGGTCGCGGCGGCGCGCATCGAGAACGGCGTCGTGCGCGATACGCGCATCGTCCTGGGTGGTGTTGGCGCCATTG encodes:
- a CDS encoding FAD binding domain-containing protein; this translates as MLNLQQIHKPTTLQDALTLLQQPDMVALAGGSQLIAEQRRDVRAVVDLSALGLAYICESSGAIALGATTTLAALDESPILLALANGVIAQAAHRSTSSILRNQATLAGTIISEPDGILAVTLLALDAQVIIVRKESRTVSFADFLAMREHLLMMALVTEITVPMTNPRAALHIVARTPSDKPIVSAVAAARIENGVVRDTRIVLGGVGAIATRARAMEHALEGQSLDDARIQDAAKLAAEGLSPRGDYRGSVEYRREMARVLACRAFQDLVRSE